A single genomic interval of Spirosoma linguale DSM 74 harbors:
- a CDS encoding cytochrome c oxidase subunit II (PFAM: cytochrome c oxidase subunit II; cytochrome C oxidase subunit II transmembrane region~KEGG: reu:Reut_B3632 cytochrome c oxidase, subunit II:cytochrome c, class I) encodes MVYIVALLAVVFLGLAAMVVSKMAAVVKNAGGPKEEGQIGLSNKINGALFVVFFVVGLIGAVWSFMYARQFFLPEASSPHGRRTDNLFWISMAMITAAFVLTNALLFIFAWMYQHKEGYKAAYYPENHKLELIWTIVPAVIMAVMVFTGWRAWRDIMAEAPANAQVFEIVGKQFNWIARYPGVDNNKLGSFNYKLIDNNNETGIDYTDEASFDDFVSTSELHIPANKPVLLKIRARDVLHSVFIPHLRVKMDAVPGMPTRFWFIADKTTDEMRNITGNPDFTYEIACTEVCGQGHFSMRIRLVVEDEAAWEAWCKQQKPLLTSTPELATRIPASLKAKAAKYLPADATAAPADSSTASVPQQGGVSVATTTLR; translated from the coding sequence ATGGTCTATATAGTCGCATTATTAGCAGTAGTCTTTTTAGGCTTGGCCGCAATGGTCGTTTCCAAAATGGCTGCTGTTGTTAAGAACGCAGGTGGCCCTAAAGAGGAAGGGCAGATTGGTTTGAGCAACAAGATCAATGGTGCGTTGTTTGTTGTCTTTTTTGTTGTTGGTCTGATAGGTGCTGTTTGGTCGTTCATGTATGCCCGACAGTTCTTTTTACCTGAAGCATCGTCTCCTCATGGTCGGCGTACTGACAACTTGTTCTGGATTTCAATGGCTATGATCACTGCTGCGTTTGTCTTAACAAATGCTCTGTTGTTTATCTTCGCCTGGATGTATCAGCACAAAGAAGGGTACAAAGCCGCTTATTACCCGGAAAACCATAAACTGGAGTTGATCTGGACAATTGTTCCGGCTGTTATTATGGCTGTCATGGTATTCACTGGCTGGAGAGCCTGGCGGGATATTATGGCGGAAGCACCAGCCAATGCACAGGTGTTCGAAATCGTAGGGAAGCAGTTTAACTGGATTGCCCGCTATCCGGGTGTCGATAACAACAAGCTTGGTAGCTTCAACTACAAATTGATTGACAACAACAACGAGACAGGAATCGATTATACAGACGAAGCTTCTTTCGATGATTTTGTGTCAACTTCGGAATTGCATATTCCTGCCAACAAACCAGTTTTGCTGAAGATCCGGGCTCGTGACGTACTACACAGTGTGTTTATTCCTCACCTGCGTGTAAAGATGGACGCCGTTCCAGGTATGCCAACCCGCTTTTGGTTCATTGCGGATAAAACAACGGATGAAATGCGTAACATCACTGGTAACCCTGATTTTACCTATGAAATTGCCTGTACAGAAGTATGTGGACAAGGGCACTTTTCGATGCGTATTCGCCTTGTTGTAGAAGATGAGGCAGCTTGGGAAGCCTGGTGTAAACAGCAAAAACCATTGCTGACATCAACTCCTGAACTAGCAACCCGAATTCCAGCAAGTTTAAAAGCAAAAGCAGCTAAATATTTGCCTGCTGATGCCACCGCTGCTCCAGCTGATAGTTCCACTGCGTCTGTACCACAACAAGGTGGAGTTTCTGTAGCTACAACTACACTCCGTTAA